A segment of the Nitrosopumilaceae archaeon genome:
ACATCATTCTCTGGCACTTAAGATTGGAGAATCATTTACCTTAACAAAAAAGAATTGGGCAGATATTGAAAGAAAACTAATCTATGAAAAAAAAGAAAACCATAGTTTCTTGCTTGTAGCCATAGATACTGGTGATAGTGGAATAGGAAGGCTAAGTGGTACGCATCTCAGGTTAATGCCAAACATGTATTCTGGAGCAAGTGGAAAAAGATACAAGTCGAAATTTAATATTGAGACCTTTTTTGAGGATGTTCAAAGTGCAATCTCAACTTCCATACGAGAGGGCGATCTCATAATAATATTTGGCCCTGGAGAGACAAAAAATAGATTTAGAAATTTTCTTGCAGATATGCCTATTGGCAAAAAACACAAAATTCAGGTTGCTGAAGGCATAGACTCTGGAGGTGAAGATGGAATTTACACTTTCATAAAATCAGAGGCCATGAAACAAGTGATGGCACAAAGCAAGATTGCCAAAGTATCTTTGATCATTGATGAAATAATGCTCAGAGTCAACAAGAAGAGTAATAAATTTACCATGGGTTTTGATGAAACCACAAGAGCAAATGACGCAGGAGCTGTAGAATCACTTGTTTTTTCAGATAAAGTTTTTGAAAAACAGGATGAAGATAAAGTGATAGAATTCCTCAATCAAGCAGAAAGTAAAGGAGTCAACGTATTTGCAGTTGATTCGACGACAGATGTTGGATTAAGAGTTTCATCGTTAGGCGGAATTATTTCACTTTTGAGATTTGTTCCGCCTAGTTGATTGAACTAGCCAATCAAAATAAGACTTGTTTATGGAATTTATTTTTATCTCTGCAATTTCTGGAATTTGGTATGGATGTAATTTTTTGATCTCAATTTTTAGTGGTGAACTTGATGTAGATGTTGTTTTAAAAAATGCCAAAAATTCTTCTGTTTTTTCCATCTTGCCTTTCCATATGTAAACTGAATTTATTTTGGTAAAGTTTACACATGCAGCAAGCTGTTTTTGTACCACTATATTTGCAGTTTTTAGAACGGATTTCTTGTTAGGATATGTTGAGATTATTATCATTGCTCCCATAGCAACCGATAAATTTGCCCTGATTAAAAAGAGTATCAATTAACTTGGCATATAATTTTTTGACGCAGAACTCTATCATTTATGTTTTGATTGTATGGGTAATAGTATTCGTGGTTGCAAAAGTTTCCAAGCTTGATAAGCATGGTTTTGAGATAAAGCCATACAGCCTAGTATACAAAAATCAAAAGGTACAGGTTGTCTTAACTAGGATTTTAGGTAGGACTCAAAAATTGACAAGATTATTTTCTAATACAAGTGTAATTGCCGGTTTCATAATGATGGGATTTGCTTTTTGGTATCTCATATCCAATCTTTCCAATTTCTTTGTAAAGCCAGAATCATTTTCTGAGATGACAGTCCTAATACCAGGTGTCACTATCCAATCAGGGCCAAACATTGCATATTTTTTACTAGCTGTTCCGATTGTTCTTGTCATTCATGAAGGTGCACATGGTATTGTAGCAACTTTAGAAAAAATAAAAATCAAAACTGG
Coding sequences within it:
- a CDS encoding mRNA surveillance protein pelota, which codes for MIAKSIDENSVALIPEESDDLFTLRRIIKKGDRLAGDTTRAIKQEKEFSRPDRGERVKIRVALEVEKISIDDVVDRLKAHGTIIESDNESVKKGSHHSLALKIGESFTLTKKNWADIERKLIYEKKENHSFLLVAIDTGDSGIGRLSGTHLRLMPNMYSGASGKRYKSKFNIETFFEDVQSAISTSIREGDLIIIFGPGETKNRFRNFLADMPIGKKHKIQVAEGIDSGGEDGIYTFIKSEAMKQVMAQSKIAKVSLIIDEIMLRVNKKSNKFTMGFDETTRANDAGAVESLVFSDKVFEKQDEDKVIEFLNQAESKGVNVFAVDSTTDVGLRVSSLGGIISLLRFVPPS
- the cutA gene encoding divalent cation tolerance protein CutA: MGAMIIISTYPNKKSVLKTANIVVQKQLAACVNFTKINSVYIWKGKMEKTEEFLAFFKTTSTSSSPLKIEIKKLHPYQIPEIAEIKINSINKSYFDWLVQSTRRNKSQK